The Nocardioides campestrisoli genome includes a window with the following:
- a CDS encoding branched-chain amino acid ABC transporter permease, which produces MVALVAGIMWMLAPAVQASVPVLCMPSESTGCLGGTLRTEEGVVPEVDIKVTSPSGEETVLTTNEQGKWNLTAEEEGPWTLQVDPETLPDDVATTGEEVVTVQARFGATIPGLIPVRTDSFSSERSFTEYLAQSAVNGLRLGLLLALAAVGLSLIYGTTRLSSFSHAEQVTLGGMVAYGLVNVAGLNLWLGGAITVVICAMTGWTQDRLMWQPLRRRGLGLTQMMIVTIGLALAAQYAFQYFVGARTVRVVQDNPDVAEFGPITITYQSLVAMAISVIVLAAVGYALLRTRVGRATRAVSDNPALAAASGIDVDKVVRLVWTVATGLAGLSGILYALVTNGIKWDSGMQILLLLFAAVTLGGLGTAFGALLGALIIGMVVELSPVFGMPGDFKYATAMLILILLLLVRPQGLLGKAERVG; this is translated from the coding sequence ATGGTCGCGCTCGTCGCGGGCATCATGTGGATGCTCGCGCCGGCCGTGCAGGCCTCGGTGCCGGTCCTGTGCATGCCGAGCGAGAGCACCGGCTGCCTCGGCGGGACGCTGCGCACCGAGGAGGGCGTCGTCCCCGAGGTGGACATCAAGGTGACCAGCCCGTCGGGCGAGGAGACCGTCCTCACCACCAACGAGCAGGGCAAGTGGAACCTGACCGCGGAGGAGGAGGGTCCCTGGACGCTCCAGGTCGACCCCGAGACGCTCCCGGACGACGTGGCGACCACCGGTGAGGAGGTCGTCACCGTCCAGGCCCGCTTCGGCGCCACCATCCCGGGGCTGATCCCGGTCCGGACCGACAGCTTCAGCTCCGAGCGCAGCTTCACCGAGTACCTCGCCCAGAGCGCGGTCAACGGCCTGCGCCTGGGGCTGCTGCTGGCGCTCGCCGCGGTCGGCCTCTCGCTGATCTACGGCACCACCCGGCTCTCCAGCTTCTCCCACGCCGAGCAGGTGACCCTGGGCGGCATGGTCGCCTACGGGCTGGTCAACGTCGCGGGGCTGAACCTCTGGCTCGGTGGCGCGATCACCGTGGTGATCTGTGCGATGACCGGCTGGACCCAGGACCGGCTGATGTGGCAGCCCCTGCGCCGCCGCGGCCTCGGGCTCACCCAGATGATGATCGTCACGATCGGTCTGGCCCTCGCCGCTCAGTACGCCTTCCAGTACTTCGTCGGGGCGCGCACGGTGCGGGTCGTGCAGGACAACCCGGACGTGGCCGAGTTCGGCCCGATCACCATCACCTACCAGTCCCTGGTCGCGATGGCGATCTCGGTCATCGTCCTGGCGGCGGTGGGCTACGCGCTGCTCCGCACCCGGGTGGGCCGGGCGACGCGCGCGGTCTCCGACAACCCCGCCCTCGCGGCGGCCTCGGGCATCGACGTGGACAAGGTGGTGCGCCTGGTCTGGACCGTGGCCACCGGCCTGGCCGGCCTCTCCGGCATCCTCTACGCGCTGGTGACCAACGGCATCAAGTGGGACTCCGGGATGCAGATCCTCCTGCTGCTCTTCGCCGCGGTCACCCTGGGCGGTCTCGGCACCGCCTTCGGTGCCCTCCTCGGCGCGCTCATCATCGGCATGGTCGTCGAGCTCTCGCCGGTCTTCGGCATGCCGGGCGACTTCAAGTACGCGACCGCGATGCTCATCCTCATCCTGCTCCTGCTGGTGCGGCCCCAGGGCCTGCTCGGCAAGGCTGAGCGGGTCGGGTAG
- the pyk gene encoding pyruvate kinase: protein MRKAKIVCTLGPAVASPEKIRALVDAGMDVARLNMSHGSYEDHARMYRMVRDASDASGRGVGILADLQGPKIRLERFAGGPVELEEGQPWVITTRDVPGDAHECGTTYKGLPGDVAEGDPILINDGKVRLVVEKVDGPDVHTRVVVGGRVSDHKGINLPGVAVSVPALSEKDRDDLRWALRQGVDFVALSFVRSAADFDDVRAVMDEVGRTVPTLAKIEKPQAIENLEAIVDAFDGFMVARGDLGVECPLELVPLLQKDLVERARRHAKPVIVATQMLESMISAPAPTRAEASDVANAVLDGADAVMLSGETSVGQYAVETVRTMARIVETTEQHGMARMAPMTWHPRTRGGIIAKAAAEVAERVGAPYLIAFTQSGDSARRLARLRGEIPVLAFTPHASTRSRLALTWGVEAFKTEDVEHTDEMVRQVDEALLDIGRLEVGEQVVIIGGSPPGIPGSTNALRIHRIGDAINGVAPAYRRMRDR, encoded by the coding sequence GTGCGAAAAGCGAAGATCGTCTGCACCCTGGGGCCCGCCGTGGCCTCTCCCGAGAAGATCCGCGCCCTGGTGGACGCGGGGATGGACGTCGCTCGGCTCAACATGAGTCACGGCTCCTACGAGGACCACGCGCGGATGTACCGGATGGTCCGCGACGCGAGCGACGCCTCGGGTCGCGGGGTCGGCATCCTGGCCGACCTGCAGGGACCGAAGATCCGGCTGGAGCGCTTCGCGGGCGGCCCGGTGGAGCTGGAGGAGGGGCAGCCCTGGGTCATCACCACCCGGGACGTCCCGGGTGACGCCCACGAGTGCGGCACGACGTACAAGGGACTGCCCGGGGACGTCGCCGAGGGCGACCCGATCCTGATCAACGACGGCAAGGTCCGGCTGGTCGTGGAGAAGGTGGACGGCCCCGACGTGCACACCCGGGTCGTGGTCGGCGGCCGCGTCTCGGACCACAAGGGGATCAACCTGCCGGGCGTCGCGGTCTCGGTGCCGGCGCTGAGCGAGAAGGACCGCGACGACCTGCGCTGGGCCCTGCGCCAGGGCGTGGACTTCGTCGCCCTCTCCTTCGTTCGCTCCGCTGCGGACTTCGACGACGTCCGCGCGGTGATGGACGAAGTGGGTCGCACCGTGCCGACGCTGGCCAAGATCGAGAAGCCGCAGGCCATCGAGAACCTCGAGGCGATCGTCGACGCCTTCGACGGCTTCATGGTCGCCCGCGGCGACCTTGGGGTCGAGTGCCCGCTGGAGCTGGTGCCGCTGCTGCAGAAGGACCTGGTCGAGCGTGCGCGACGGCACGCCAAGCCGGTTATCGTGGCCACCCAGATGCTGGAGTCGATGATCAGCGCGCCGGCCCCCACCCGGGCCGAGGCCTCCGACGTGGCCAACGCCGTCCTGGACGGCGCGGACGCGGTGATGCTCTCCGGCGAGACGAGCGTGGGGCAGTACGCGGTGGAGACCGTGCGCACCATGGCCAGGATCGTGGAGACCACCGAGCAGCACGGCATGGCGCGGATGGCGCCGATGACCTGGCACCCCCGCACCCGGGGCGGGATCATCGCGAAGGCCGCGGCCGAGGTCGCCGAGCGCGTGGGTGCGCCGTACCTGATCGCCTTCACCCAGAGCGGGGACTCCGCGCGCCGTCTCGCGCGCCTGCGCGGGGAGATCCCGGTGCTCGCCTTCACCCCGCACGCCAGCACCCGTTCGCGCCTGGCCCTGACCTGGGGCGTGGAGGCGTTCAAGACCGAGGACGTGGAGCACACCGACGAGATGGTGCGCCAGGTCGACGAGGCGCTGCTCGACATCGGCCGCCTCGAGGTGGGGGAGCAGGTCGTGATCATCGGCGGCAGCCCGCCCGGCATCCCCGGGTCGACCAACGCCCTGCGGATCCACCGCATCGGCGACGCGATCAACGGCGTGGCTCCGGCCTACCGGCGGATGCGCGACCGCTGA
- the lgt gene encoding prolipoprotein diacylglyceryl transferase translates to MLDQLTVLAIPSPGTGVWYLGPVPLRGYALAIIAGIVAAVWIGERRWVARGGQPGEVQDLAVWAVLFGLVGGRLYHVATDWQRYFGPDGDPVAALQVWRGGLGIWGAIALGAVGVMIGARLHHIRVAPMLDALAPGVLVAQAIGRWGNWFNQELYGRPTDLPWGLEIDMDHRVPQYSGTEDADLLFHPTFLYESLWALAAFFVVIWADRRFRLGHGRVVALYVMAYTVGRGWIEMLRIDDVQLADVAGLRLNVWTSIVLFLAALVWFVVSARRHPGRETEVYTDGRTPATASEESGVEGRG, encoded by the coding sequence ATGCTCGACCAGCTGACCGTCCTCGCCATCCCGAGTCCCGGTACGGGCGTCTGGTACCTGGGCCCGGTCCCGCTGCGCGGCTACGCGCTGGCCATCATCGCCGGCATCGTCGCCGCGGTCTGGATCGGCGAGCGTCGCTGGGTCGCGCGCGGCGGCCAGCCGGGGGAGGTGCAGGACCTGGCGGTGTGGGCGGTGCTCTTCGGCCTGGTGGGCGGCCGGCTCTACCACGTGGCGACGGACTGGCAGCGGTACTTCGGGCCCGACGGGGACCCGGTCGCAGCGCTGCAGGTCTGGCGTGGCGGGCTGGGGATCTGGGGGGCGATCGCCCTGGGCGCCGTCGGGGTGATGATCGGCGCCCGGCTCCACCACATCCGGGTCGCGCCGATGCTCGACGCGCTGGCGCCCGGCGTGCTCGTGGCGCAGGCGATCGGCCGCTGGGGCAACTGGTTCAACCAGGAGCTCTACGGCCGGCCCACCGACCTCCCGTGGGGGCTGGAGATCGACATGGACCACCGGGTCCCGCAGTACAGCGGCACCGAGGACGCCGACCTGCTCTTCCACCCGACCTTCCTCTACGAGAGCCTCTGGGCCCTGGCCGCGTTCTTCGTGGTGATCTGGGCCGACCGACGGTTCCGGCTGGGTCACGGACGGGTGGTGGCGCTCTACGTGATGGCCTACACCGTCGGACGCGGGTGGATCGAGATGCTGCGCATCGACGACGTCCAGCTCGCCGACGTGGCCGGGCTGCGGCTCAACGTGTGGACCTCGATCGTGCTCTTCCTCGCCGCCCTGGTCTGGTTCGTCGTCTCCGCCCGCCGGCACCCGGGGCGCGAGACCGAGGTGTACACCGACGGCCGGACCCCCGCGACCGCGTCCGAGGAGTCCGGCGTGGAAGGGCGTGGGTGA
- the gltB gene encoding glutamate synthase large subunit: MHAFPPPQGLYDPTHEHDACGVAFVATLTGVASHDIVAKALTALRNLDHRGAAGAETNSGDGAGILMQVPDAFLRDVVDFDLPIRHGYAVGTAFIPGDADEVAKTRQRIEELAAEEKLTVLGWRDVPIEPSILGATALSVMPTFSQLFVAASGARLTGMALERLAFCLRKRAEHETGVYFPSLSSRTLAYKGMLTTDQLDEFFPDLRDERVASAMAVVHSRFSTNTFPSWPLAHPFRFIAHNGEINTVMGNRNWMRAREALLSSDLIPGDLERLFPICTPGASDSASFDEVLELLHMGGRSLPHSVLMMIPEAWENHAEMDSARRAFYEFHSTLMEPWDGPACVVFTDGAQIGAVLDRNGLRPSRYWVTEDGLVVLASEVGVLDLDPATVVRKGRLKPGRMFLVDTEEHRIIEDEEVKAQLASEQPYDEWLHAGLINLDDIPEREHVVHTHASVTRRQQVFGYSQEELRVLLTPMANTGAEPIGSMGTDTPIAALSEKPRLLFDYFAQLFAQVTNPPLDAIREELVTSLYGTVGPEANLLQPTPASCRQVVIPFPVISNDDLAKLRHINHDGDMPGFITHVSRGLYEVDGGGEALARRLDEICREVSDAIARGARIIVLSDRHSTAELAPIPSLLMTAAVHHHLVREKTRTQVGLVIEAADVREVHHVALLMGYGAAAVNPYLAMESVEDLAREGHYVTLEPERAVKNLVKALGKGVLKVMSKMGVSTVASYTGAQIFEAVGLSQEVVDKYFTGTTSKLGGIGLDTIAEEVARRHATAYPRGGIVPSRRELSTGGEYQWRRDGEPHLFDPETVFRLQHATRSGRYDLFKQYTRRVDEQAERLMTLRGLFRFKSDRTPVPLDEVEPVSEIVKRFSTGAMSYGSISQEAHETLAVAMNRLGGKSNTGEGGEDPDRLYDPERRSSIKQVASGRFGVTSEYLTNADDIQIKIAQGAKPGEGGQLPGHKVYPWVAKTRHSTPGVGLISPPPHHDIYSIEDLAQLIHDLKNANPSARVHVKLVAEVGVGTVAAGVSKAHADVVLVSGHDGGTGASPLTSLKHAGGPWELGLAETQQTLLLNGLRDRIVVQADGQLKTGRDVVIAALLGAEEYGFATAPLVVSGCIMMRVCHLDTCPVGVATQNPVLRERYSGKPEFVVNFFEYIAEEVRELLAELGFRTLDEAVGQVQALDVAEAVDHWKASGLDLRPILHQVQAQEQFADQDLRCTKSQDHGLAKALDNELIEIARPALESGEPVRAQVEVRNVNRTVGTMLGHEVTKRYRGEGLPDGTIDLTFTGSAGQSFGAFVPRGMTLRLEGDANDYVGKGLSGGRIVVRPDRAATFDASTQIIAGNTIGYGATSGSIFLRGQAGERFCVRNSGATAVVEGVGDHGCEYMTGGRVVVLGPTGRNFAAGMSGGYAFVLDLQENRVNRELVELAPVTGDAVGELEAIVREHLEETGSTVAQELLADWPTSVGRFTEVMPSDFKRVMEARAEALEEGLNDDEAAARIMEVLHG, from the coding sequence ATGCACGCATTCCCTCCGCCCCAAGGGCTCTACGACCCCACTCACGAGCACGACGCGTGCGGTGTGGCTTTCGTGGCGACCCTGACCGGCGTTGCCAGCCACGACATCGTTGCCAAGGCGCTCACCGCGCTGCGCAACCTGGACCACCGCGGTGCCGCGGGAGCCGAGACCAACTCCGGTGACGGCGCCGGCATCCTCATGCAGGTGCCGGACGCCTTCCTGCGCGACGTGGTCGACTTCGACCTCCCCATCCGCCACGGGTACGCCGTGGGCACCGCGTTCATCCCCGGTGACGCCGACGAGGTCGCCAAGACCCGCCAGCGGATCGAGGAGCTCGCCGCCGAGGAGAAGCTGACCGTCCTCGGCTGGCGCGACGTCCCGATCGAGCCCAGCATCCTGGGCGCCACGGCCCTGAGCGTGATGCCCACCTTCAGCCAGCTCTTCGTCGCCGCGAGCGGAGCCCGGCTGACCGGCATGGCGCTGGAGCGCCTGGCGTTCTGCCTGCGCAAGCGCGCCGAGCACGAGACGGGTGTCTACTTCCCCTCGCTCTCGTCCCGCACGCTGGCCTACAAGGGCATGCTGACCACCGACCAGCTCGACGAGTTCTTCCCCGACCTGCGTGACGAGCGGGTCGCCTCGGCGATGGCGGTCGTGCACTCGCGGTTCTCCACGAACACGTTCCCGAGCTGGCCGCTGGCCCACCCGTTCCGGTTCATCGCCCACAACGGCGAGATCAACACCGTGATGGGCAACCGGAACTGGATGCGCGCCCGCGAGGCGCTGCTCTCCTCCGACCTGATCCCCGGCGACCTGGAGCGGCTCTTCCCGATCTGCACACCGGGCGCCTCGGACTCCGCCTCGTTCGACGAGGTGCTCGAGCTGCTGCACATGGGCGGGCGCTCGCTGCCGCACTCGGTGCTGATGATGATCCCCGAGGCGTGGGAGAACCACGCCGAGATGGACTCGGCCCGGCGCGCCTTCTACGAGTTCCACTCCACGCTGATGGAGCCGTGGGACGGCCCGGCCTGCGTGGTCTTCACCGACGGCGCCCAGATCGGCGCGGTCCTCGACCGCAACGGCCTGCGTCCCTCGCGCTACTGGGTGACCGAGGACGGCCTGGTCGTCCTGGCCTCCGAGGTCGGCGTCCTCGACCTCGACCCGGCCACGGTGGTCCGCAAGGGCCGGCTCAAGCCCGGGCGGATGTTCCTGGTCGACACCGAGGAGCACCGGATCATCGAGGACGAGGAGGTCAAGGCCCAGCTCGCCTCGGAGCAGCCGTACGACGAGTGGCTGCACGCCGGGCTGATCAACCTCGACGACATCCCCGAGCGGGAGCACGTGGTGCACACCCACGCCTCGGTGACCCGGCGCCAGCAGGTCTTCGGCTACTCCCAGGAGGAGCTGCGGGTCCTGCTCACCCCGATGGCCAACACCGGGGCCGAGCCGATCGGCTCGATGGGCACCGACACCCCCATCGCCGCGCTGTCGGAGAAGCCGCGGCTGCTCTTCGACTACTTCGCCCAGCTGTTCGCGCAGGTCACCAACCCGCCGCTGGACGCGATCCGCGAGGAGCTCGTGACCTCGCTCTACGGCACCGTCGGGCCGGAGGCCAACCTCCTGCAGCCCACCCCGGCCTCCTGCCGGCAGGTGGTGATCCCCTTCCCGGTGATCTCCAACGACGACCTGGCCAAGCTGCGGCACATCAACCACGACGGCGACATGCCGGGCTTCATCACCCACGTCTCGCGCGGCCTCTACGAGGTCGACGGGGGAGGGGAGGCGCTGGCGCGCCGCCTGGACGAGATCTGTCGCGAGGTCTCCGACGCGATCGCCCGGGGCGCGCGGATCATCGTGCTCTCCGACCGGCACTCCACCGCCGAGCTCGCGCCGATCCCGTCGCTGCTGATGACCGCCGCGGTCCACCACCACCTGGTGCGCGAGAAGACGCGCACTCAGGTCGGCCTGGTGATCGAGGCTGCCGACGTCCGCGAGGTGCACCACGTCGCCCTGCTGATGGGATACGGCGCGGCCGCGGTCAACCCCTACCTGGCGATGGAGTCGGTCGAGGACCTGGCCCGCGAGGGTCACTACGTGACCCTGGAGCCCGAGCGCGCCGTCAAGAACCTGGTCAAGGCGCTCGGCAAGGGCGTGCTCAAGGTGATGTCCAAGATGGGCGTCTCCACCGTGGCCTCCTACACCGGCGCGCAGATCTTCGAGGCCGTCGGCCTCTCCCAGGAGGTGGTCGACAAGTACTTCACCGGCACCACCTCCAAGCTGGGCGGGATCGGCCTGGACACCATCGCCGAGGAGGTCGCCCGGCGCCACGCGACGGCCTACCCCCGGGGCGGGATCGTGCCGAGCAGGCGCGAGCTGAGCACCGGCGGCGAGTACCAGTGGCGTCGCGACGGCGAGCCGCACCTGTTCGACCCGGAGACCGTCTTCCGGCTCCAGCACGCCACCCGCAGCGGTCGCTACGACCTGTTCAAGCAGTACACCCGGCGGGTCGACGAGCAGGCCGAGCGGCTGATGACCCTGCGCGGGCTGTTCCGGTTCAAGTCCGACCGGACACCGGTGCCGCTGGACGAGGTCGAGCCGGTCTCCGAGATCGTCAAGCGCTTCTCCACCGGCGCCATGTCCTACGGGTCGATCAGCCAGGAGGCGCACGAGACCCTGGCGGTGGCGATGAACCGCCTCGGCGGCAAGTCCAACACCGGGGAGGGCGGGGAGGACCCCGACCGCCTCTACGACCCGGAGCGGCGCAGCTCGATCAAGCAGGTCGCCTCCGGCCGCTTCGGCGTCACCTCGGAGTACCTGACCAACGCCGACGACATCCAGATCAAGATAGCCCAGGGCGCCAAGCCCGGCGAGGGCGGGCAGCTGCCCGGTCACAAGGTCTACCCGTGGGTGGCCAAGACCCGGCACTCGACGCCCGGCGTCGGCCTGATCTCGCCGCCGCCGCACCACGACATCTACTCGATCGAGGACCTGGCCCAGCTGATCCACGACCTGAAGAACGCGAACCCGTCCGCACGGGTGCACGTCAAGCTGGTCGCGGAGGTCGGGGTCGGCACGGTCGCGGCGGGTGTCTCCAAGGCGCACGCCGACGTGGTGCTGGTCTCCGGGCACGACGGCGGCACGGGTGCCTCGCCGCTGACCTCGCTCAAGCACGCGGGCGGTCCCTGGGAGCTCGGCCTGGCCGAGACCCAGCAGACCCTGCTGCTCAACGGGCTGCGGGACCGCATCGTGGTGCAGGCCGACGGGCAGCTCAAGACCGGTCGCGACGTGGTGATCGCCGCGCTGCTCGGTGCCGAGGAGTACGGCTTCGCGACGGCCCCGCTGGTGGTCTCGGGCTGCATCATGATGCGCGTGTGCCACCTGGACACCTGTCCCGTCGGGGTCGCCACCCAGAACCCGGTGCTGCGCGAGCGCTACAGCGGCAAGCCCGAGTTCGTGGTCAACTTCTTCGAGTACATCGCCGAAGAGGTGCGCGAGCTGCTGGCCGAGCTGGGCTTCCGCACCCTCGACGAGGCGGTGGGCCAGGTCCAGGCCCTGGACGTGGCCGAGGCGGTCGACCACTGGAAGGCCTCCGGGCTCGACCTGCGGCCGATCCTGCACCAGGTCCAGGCCCAGGAGCAGTTCGCCGACCAGGACCTGCGGTGCACCAAGTCGCAGGACCACGGACTGGCGAAGGCTCTGGACAACGAGCTGATCGAGATCGCCCGGCCCGCGCTGGAGTCCGGCGAGCCGGTCCGTGCCCAGGTCGAGGTGCGCAACGTCAACCGCACGGTGGGCACCATGCTCGGCCACGAGGTGACCAAGCGCTACCGCGGCGAGGGTCTGCCCGACGGCACCATCGACCTGACGTTCACCGGGTCGGCGGGCCAGTCCTTCGGTGCCTTCGTCCCCCGGGGGATGACCCTGCGGCTCGAGGGCGACGCCAACGACTACGTCGGCAAGGGGCTCTCGGGCGGCCGGATCGTGGTCCGTCCCGACCGGGCGGCCACCTTCGACGCCTCCACCCAGATCATCGCGGGCAACACGATCGGCTACGGCGCCACGTCGGGCTCGATCTTCCTGCGCGGTCAGGCGGGGGAGCGGTTCTGCGTGCGCAACTCCGGTGCCACCGCGGTGGTCGAGGGCGTGGGTGACCACGGCTGCGAGTACATGACCGGCGGTCGCGTGGTGGTGCTCGGGCCGACCGGGCGCAACTTCGCTGCCGGCATGTCGGGCGGGTACGCCTTCGTGCTCGACCTCCAGGAGAACCGGGTCAACCGGGAGCTCGTGGAGCTGGCCCCGGTGACGGGCGACGCCGTGGGCGAGCTCGAGGCGATCGTGCGCGAGCACCTCGAGGAGACGGGGTCGACCGTGGCCCAGGAGCTGCTCGCCGACTGGCCCACCTCCGTGGGCCGGTTCACCGAGGTCATGCCCAGCGACTTCAAGCGGGTCATGGAGGCCCGGGCCGAGGCCCTCGAGGAAGGCCTGAACGACGACGAGGCCGCGGCACGGATCATGGAGGTCCTCCATGGCTGA
- a CDS encoding ANTAR domain-containing response regulator, whose product MNATQPRPTPRVVIAEDEALIRMDLAEMLTEEGYEVVGQAGDGERAVELAEELRPDLVILDVKMPVLDGIAAAERIAGQRICPVVILTAFSQRDLVERARDAGAMAYLVKPFSKTDLVPAIEMAVSRFAEVRSLEAEVGDLTERLATRKAMDRAKGVLQSELGITEPEAFRWIQKTAMDLRLSMRQVADGVVTHGPGIAQGS is encoded by the coding sequence GTGAACGCCACCCAGCCCCGCCCCACGCCCCGCGTCGTGATCGCCGAGGACGAGGCGCTCATCCGCATGGACCTCGCTGAGATGCTCACCGAGGAGGGCTACGAGGTGGTCGGCCAGGCGGGCGACGGCGAGCGTGCGGTCGAGCTGGCCGAGGAGCTGCGCCCCGACCTGGTCATCCTGGACGTGAAGATGCCCGTCCTGGACGGGATCGCGGCGGCCGAGCGGATCGCCGGTCAGCGCATCTGTCCCGTGGTCATCCTCACCGCCTTCTCCCAGCGCGACCTGGTCGAGCGGGCCCGCGACGCCGGGGCGATGGCCTACCTGGTCAAGCCGTTCAGCAAGACCGACCTGGTGCCGGCGATCGAGATGGCGGTCAGCCGGTTCGCCGAGGTCCGCAGCCTGGAGGCCGAGGTCGGGGACCTGACGGAACGGCTGGCCACCCGCAAGGCGATGGACCGGGCCAAGGGCGTGCTCCAGTCCGAGCTCGGGATCACCGAGCCGGAGGCCTTCCGCTGGATCCAGAAGACCGCCATGGACCTGAGGCTCTCCATGCGGCAGGTGGCGGACGGCGTGGTGACCCACGGACCGGGAATCGCCCAGGGGTCCTGA
- a CDS encoding glutamate synthase subunit beta, with translation MADPKGFLKHGRQVATRRVVEERVKDWNEVYPDGIGRALLPIINTQAGRCMDCGIPFCHQGCPLGNIIPEWNDLVWRDDWDGAMDRLHATNNFPEFTGRLCPAPCETACVLGINQDAVTIKNVEVSIIDRAWESGYVRPQPPEWLSGRTVAVIGSGPAGLAAAQQLTRAGHTVAVYERDDRAGGLLRYGIPEFKMEKKHLDRRLDQMRREGTIFRTGVDVGGSALPGSRLRERYDAVVIATGSTLPRDLPVPGRELAGIHQAMEFLPQANRVALGDEVPDQIRADGKHVVIIGGGDTGADCLGTSIRHGAASITQLEILAQPPVERPENQPWPTYPMTFRVSSAHEEGGERMYAVSTQEFVGDEEGRVRALRLVEVDASFAPVPGTEREIPADLVLLAMGFTGPQREGLVEQLGLDLDERGNVARDKHYATSVPGVFAAGDAGRGQSLIVWAIAEGRAAAAAVDEYLTGSTALPSPIPPTARPLVV, from the coding sequence ATGGCTGACCCCAAGGGATTCCTCAAGCACGGACGGCAGGTCGCCACCCGCCGGGTCGTGGAAGAGAGGGTCAAGGACTGGAACGAGGTCTACCCCGACGGCATCGGCCGCGCCCTGCTGCCGATCATCAACACCCAGGCCGGGCGCTGCATGGACTGCGGCATCCCGTTCTGCCACCAGGGCTGCCCGCTGGGCAACATCATCCCGGAGTGGAACGACCTGGTCTGGCGCGACGACTGGGACGGCGCGATGGACCGGCTGCACGCGACGAACAACTTCCCGGAGTTCACCGGGAGGCTCTGCCCGGCGCCGTGCGAGACCGCCTGCGTGCTGGGGATCAACCAGGACGCGGTGACGATCAAGAACGTCGAGGTCTCCATCATCGACCGGGCCTGGGAGTCCGGCTACGTCCGGCCCCAGCCGCCGGAGTGGCTCTCGGGCCGCACGGTGGCGGTGATCGGGTCCGGTCCCGCCGGGCTCGCCGCCGCCCAGCAGCTCACCCGGGCCGGCCACACCGTCGCGGTCTACGAGCGTGACGACCGGGCCGGGGGACTGCTGCGCTACGGCATCCCCGAGTTCAAGATGGAGAAGAAGCACCTGGACCGCAGGCTGGACCAGATGCGCCGCGAGGGCACCATCTTCCGCACCGGCGTCGACGTGGGCGGCTCCGCGCTGCCCGGCTCCCGGCTGCGCGAGCGCTACGACGCGGTGGTGATCGCCACCGGGTCGACCCTGCCCCGCGACCTGCCCGTCCCGGGGCGGGAGCTGGCCGGGATCCACCAGGCGATGGAGTTCCTGCCCCAGGCCAACCGGGTGGCGCTCGGCGACGAGGTGCCGGACCAGATCCGCGCCGACGGCAAGCACGTGGTGATCATCGGCGGTGGCGACACGGGCGCGGACTGCCTCGGCACCTCGATCCGGCACGGCGCGGCCAGCATCACCCAGCTGGAGATCCTCGCCCAGCCTCCGGTGGAGCGGCCCGAGAACCAGCCGTGGCCGACGTACCCGATGACCTTCCGGGTCTCCTCGGCGCACGAGGAGGGCGGGGAGCGGATGTACGCCGTCTCCACCCAGGAGTTCGTCGGCGACGAGGAGGGCCGGGTCCGGGCCCTGCGCCTGGTCGAGGTCGACGCCTCCTTCGCCCCCGTGCCGGGCACGGAGCGGGAGATCCCGGCCGACCTGGTGCTGCTGGCCATGGGCTTCACCGGCCCCCAGCGCGAGGGACTGGTCGAGCAGCTGGGTCTGGACCTCGACGAGCGCGGCAACGTGGCGCGGGACAAGCACTACGCCACCTCCGTCCCCGGGGTCTTCGCGGCCGGTGACGCCGGTCGCGGTCAGTCCCTGATCGTCTGGGCGATCGCGGAGGGCCGGGCGGCCGCTGCGGCGGTCGACGAGTACCTCACCGGGTCGACGGCTCTGCCGTCGCCGATCCCGCCGACGGCGCGCCCGCTCGTGGTCTGA